From a region of the Rhinopithecus roxellana isolate Shanxi Qingling chromosome 8, ASM756505v1, whole genome shotgun sequence genome:
- the SMIM7 gene encoding small integral membrane protein 7 — protein sequence MIGDILLFGTLLMNAGAVLNFKLKKKDTQGFGEESREPSTGDNIREFLLSLRYFRIFIALWNIFMMFCMIVLFGS from the exons ATGATCGGAGACATCCTGCTGTTCGG GACATTGCTGATGAATGCCGGGGCAGTGCTGAACTTTAAGCT GAAAAAGAAGGACACGCAGGGCTTTGGGGAGGAGTCGAGGGAGCCCAGCACAG GTGACAACATCCGGGAATTCTTGCTGAGCCTCAGATACTTTCGAATCTTCATCGCCCTGTGGAACATCTTCATGATGTTCTGCATGATCGT